GACATTAGTGTTGTCGACTATCTTTCGGTGGAGCTACGTTCCGTTTTACGTGAGGATATTCTTGGGGTGGCTATTCCCCGTGTAATAGCTAATTAGTCTACGGGGTTCGCCCCTCATTTCATATCATTAGTGAGATTGTCTATAAGACTTGGTGTTTAATGCGAGACTTTTTTAGTTCTATGAATGAAATCACTTTAAATCATTATCATATAGGCCAACTACATTTCTCCTAATAATATTGATAGAGCATGATCAACCAACCATACAAGATGAGGTGAAATCCCTATTGAAGGAACAAAGAGCATTGATTAGGTTAGACAATGACATTTCTGGTCAGCCTCTGAGAAGTTAGCCCGTGGTTGGTCAGTCGAGCTGTCGATTCTCGTTACTTGACCACTTGGTGGACCAATCGGCCGCCAATGTGGTCACTAAACTAATTTTGTAGACTTCAGAGTACACTAGCCAAAACCATATTGACCGGACTCGTATTCTAACTCGACCCAACTTGCACACTCTGAAGCTGAACATTGGGGAAAATTTCAGAATACCGGAGGCAACCTCTTCCGTCAACAATagtttttaactttttttttttccgctACCTTTGGTGCGCACTGGGTAAACCCTCGGGTGTACGagatagcctgcaaaccacgtataccaggtaaGCCATCCGAGACTGACAGACTCGAAGTCTATTAGGCACGGACTCAGGCCAAGAATGCTCCACAAGATTTTTGCTTTTGGGAAAGCTTGAATCTGAGTCTCCTGGGAATgtcacccaagttttaaccactagactTCACCCTTGCGGGCAAGGGTTTTAACTTGAGAGTTGCATTCATAGACGATTCTTCAACTAAATAACCAAATCACTCTCCTCAATATGGTGTCAACAGACCCAAACACTCGACAAAATATACTTCACGCAATTGTCCGTCACCCTTTCAAGAAGCTTATTATATAAAGTATTCTACAAACTTGCGTTTTCGTCAATCCACATCAGGGAGCTTAATTACTATTCAAAATTCATACCCTGACGGAATTTTTTAAAGCTTTTAGCGCATGGGAAAATCCATACCTTACTGAGTTACTGGCATTTAATGTCTGGATGATTGATTTGAATGGCTCTGTCGTATTCCAGTTCCCTCTCAGCAAATTCCGCTATCTCAAACCTGTACCAGAGCAAGCAGAGAAAACCTTTGTGTGAGTTTTAGCAATGTCATTTTACAAACATTACCCAGAGGGTTGCTTCTGTCGAGAGTCATGACAGAGGTTGTCCGATACACACTTGATAAGAAATCCGCAATTATATACCCCGTACTTCACTATCCATTAAAGCCCATAAGTAAGCCATTTGATTTATTCCACCATAAGCTACAGCCTAAAATAAGTCGTTTTTTTTTGCTCAAAATGCAGGTATAAAAGTACTACTACATCTTCCATTAAAACTTCCCAAAAAAACTTCCAGAGAATATTTTAGTTGGATGTGTCTGCAGGTATAAAAGTACTACTACACCTTAGAAAACCAAAAAGTTCAGGGGTATAGGAGAGAATTTCCCTAAATATAAATATGGGTAGTACAGTAGTAGAGCCAAAGTGAAAAGGATCTACATAGAATTGTAGAGATTAACAATGTCGGAATACAAAGGCAAAAGATTAGGAGATTGTGAGACTGTCGTAAGGCGGCAGACACATCCAACTAAAATATTCTCTGGTCAGATAATAAAAATGAGAGAGATGGATGCATGAAATAAAATAGATAACATCAAATGCTCACATTGCATCTCTGGTAGATGCCGCCTCGATGTCCAGAAGCAATTACGCTCCATCTTTATAGATACGTTCAGCTTCATCTTCAATACTTAGCAAAGCTTTTTCAACCTTAGAATACAATCCGGTATCAAATTAGAGAAGATAAGATTTTTTTTCATTTGACCAAGATGGTATACTTCGTGAATGTCGAGCACACAAAAAGTAGACTCAAAGAAATATAAATAAAGCCTACTAATGTATTCCATATGTGTTAGGGCATACGGAAATTCCTTAGATCTCCTTCATTTCAATTGATCCTCAACTTAGTTAAACTATGCTTCATCTCTCAAATCCACTTCTACAGGTATTTCTAGATTTGTTTCTATGCAAGTGGACAGTAAGAGCCCTACTAATGTATTCCGTATGTGTTAGGGCATTAAAGCTGTGAGGTCTATAGTTATGGGGTACAAGGCACAGTATAAGGATTGGCATAGGTAAATAAGAAGAGTGACTTACTGGTGTTCGTCGCAGCAGTTTAAGCTGAATCATTACATTTCTTTTCGAGACTGCGATCCTTAAAGAGCTTTATAGCTTTCATTCAGCAAGTCCTGCAAGTTAGAATGCATCGATTCTGTGAGCATAAGCATTGGCTTAACGACACTAGATGTCATAGAGAGGGAGACCTGAAAGTAAGCCAAATGTTACATACCTTTTCCAGACATATATAGCAAAACTCGTTGGACCAAATACCCGGACCTGATCCGACCTGATCCATGATGACCAGACGAAATCTCGCATCCCTAACCATCTCATATAAATTGATCCGTACCAGTGCACCACAAAGAAGATAACTTGATCAACTTATAGTCTATGTGATCAAGTCTCCGCTAACTCACCAAGTCATTTACCAGTAATCCTTGCATGAACATGAACcactctcaaaatgatgaaagcGATATGAATCTCTCACAATAATTTCCCGATTTGAGATCTTAGATACGTACTTAATCCAATTATGGCAATCAGTACAAACCCGGAGATTTTTCATCACCAGGAGAGGAACTGAGCAAGGCAAGCTCAGTAGTCCAAATGCAATGGCTAGTCTTTCACTGTGAACATTAAGAACCAAACCCTTTTCCTTCTTAACTGGAAGGCCGCTAAGGTCTTGCACATACCCAATTTCGGCTACACGCTCGTTCAATTCACCCAAGAAGTCGTAAATCTTATCCTTCATAGGGTGTAAGTTATCACCAGCATAAAAGGCGTGAACTGAGTTCTTGACCTCGATCCAACTACGACCAGGCTCCTTAGTCACGCccctttctttcatcattttccTGGATTCGTCTCTACTTGTCCAATTCTTATTCACATCATGCATATTAGATATGAGAACATAAGTTGCTGAGTCATTGGGTTCCAACTCTAACAAGTTATGAGCAGCATGTTCTCCAATTTCTTTGTTCTTGTGAACAATGCAAGCGCTCAAAAGAGTTCTCCAAACCGTTGCGTCTGGTTTCATAGGCATTCCTTCGATAATTTTTTTAGCACGGTCTAGAAATCCAGCTCGCCCGAGACTATCCACAACACAAACATAATGTTCTAGTTTTGGCACCAAACCATAGTCTCTGGTCATCGATTCAAAATGACTTAGCCCCTCTTCCACTAAACCCACATGACTGCATGCTGATAATATTCCCATAAACGTTACATGATTTGGTGACATCCCAACTCTTTTCATCTCCTCATAAGTATCTAAAGCTTCTCTCCCACAACCATGCTGAGAATAACCTGTAATCATGGCGTTCCATGTAACCTCATTTCTTTCAGTAGCTTCACAGAATACTCTTTTAGCATCATTGATACTTCCACACTTTGAGTACAATGTGATTAAGGCATTTGACGCCTCGATTTCCAAGTTGTACCCGGTTTTGAACAACTTAGCTTGTATCAGCTTCCCCTGTTTCAAGTTTCCCATGTTTGCAGCAGCACTTATTGAGGAGCTATAAGTTATCATATTGGCTCCGAAACCAGCTTTATTCATCTCCGTATATACCCATAACGCTTCTTCAGGGTGCCCACTTTGGGAAAACCCCGAAATCAGTGTGTTCCATGATATGTTGTCTTTAGCATCAATCAGCTCAAATGCATTACGAGCGTCTTGAACTCTACCACATCGAGCATAAAGACTAACAAGAGCATTCCCAATTGAGAGATCGTCAGAGTAACCAAGAACATAAGACTGAGCATGAATCTGCCGACCTTGGTTCAGGGCTTGAGTGCCAGCACATGCAGTAATTGCACAAGATAATCCAATGTTATCAGCTCGAATCCCACAGTATAGCATCTCTTCAAAACGTTTAAGAGCATCAACATACATCTCATGGTGAACATATCCAGCAATCATTGCTGTCCAAGAAACTACATCACTCACAGAGAGCCTCCTAAAAATCTTTTCAGCAGTATTTAACAACCCATGTTTTGAATACATAT
The Silene latifolia isolate original U9 population chromosome 11, ASM4854445v1, whole genome shotgun sequence genome window above contains:
- the LOC141611177 gene encoding pentatricopeptide repeat-containing protein At4g13650-like, yielding MVSIATALRCSCSNPLINQFHFQRQFRYLKRLTLCKFTTAAICNVDYLPHGRNNQQDYNFRPNYQTYQWLLEGWMNSGSGSVIDCRRVHGLVLKSGFIEEDELGNRMVEFYLVNGELWDARQLLDEMLERGVSVCGTLWNKMVSGFAARKLWVEAVGLLSRMICENVAPDEFTLANILRSFGGDVGGKAGFRCVEQIHAKVIVYGFGGSRFVCNPLIDLYSRAGKIHCAKCVFENLYEKDNVSWVAMMSGLSRNGLAEESIFLFCTEMLTHGVFPTPYALSSVLSACSNTELFELGKELHGLVFKWGFASEVFVSNALVTLYSRGRDFNSASRVFEKIKRKDGISYNSLISGLAQQGFGDRALQLLQKMQHDYLKPDCVTVASLVSACATVRSLDKGRQLHSYALKSGFCSDMLTEGSLLDLYVKCSDVRTAYEYFLTTRRENVVLWNVMLVAYGQEGNIGEASRIFSEMQIKGLEPNQFTYPSILRTCTSVGATDLGEQIHTQVIKTGFQSNEYVSSVLVDMYSKHGLLNTAEKIFRRLSVSDVVSWTAMIAGYVHHEMYVDALKRFEEMLYCGIRADNIGLSCAITACAGTQALNQGRQIHAQSYVLGYSDDLSIGNALVSLYARCGRVQDARNAFELIDAKDNISWNTLISGFSQSGHPEEALWVYTEMNKAGFGANMITYSSSISAAANMGNLKQGKLIQAKLFKTGYNLEIEASNALITLYSKCGSINDAKRVFCEATERNEVTWNAMITGYSQHGCGREALDTYEEMKRVGMSPNHVTFMGILSACSHVGLVEEGLSHFESMTRDYGLVPKLEHYVCVVDSLGRAGFLDRAKKIIEGMPMKPDATVWRTLLSACIVHKNKEIGEHAAHNLLELEPNDSATYVLISNMHDVNKNWTSRDESRKMMKERGVTKEPGRSWIEVKNSVHAFYAGDNLHPMKDKIYDFLGELNERVAEIGYVQDLSGLPVKKEKGLVLNVHSERLAIAFGLLSLPCSVPLLVMKNLRVCTDCHNWIKYVSKISNREIIVRDSYRFHHFESGSCSCKDYW